A part of Streptomyces sp. NBC_01497 genomic DNA contains:
- the mptB gene encoding polyprenol phosphomannose-dependent alpha 1,6 mannosyltransferase MptB: protein MLALNVDLDPGRCRILGFTGSLALTAGGLTAGALPVHDTFPPSAGRVALGVLCGYFGLVLLVAAWWWLGGALRGPRPPAPRELVLTLFVWAAPLLCGPPLFSRDVYSYLAQGAMVDGGIDVYHHGPADLGGPLAAEVAPVWAHTPAPYGPVFLAVAGRAARLTGSDVGAGVLGMRGVALLGVGLLVALLPVLARRCGVDPAAALWLGALNPLVVLHLVSGAHNDALMLGLLVAGLAVAAGGRPLVATVLVTLAGLVKAPAALGLPAVAALWAPALTGRARTVRALAMTAVLALATTVLVTALVGTGYGWIGTLGTPVSSGNWSLTSGLGRITAAVLGAVPGDDALARLAVPLWRRLGLAGTAALVVAAWLRRARLGAVHALGLSLLAVFLLGPALRPWYALWGLVLVGASAPAGRLRTGAAAVGGALAFVLMPDGFPPGGLQLTLAVCGGVLAVLALWWMLLLAPAASPVAPSLPRTAL from the coding sequence ATGCTCGCCCTGAACGTGGACCTCGACCCGGGCCGCTGCCGCATCCTCGGGTTCACCGGGTCACTCGCGCTGACGGCGGGCGGGCTCACGGCCGGCGCCCTCCCGGTGCACGACACCTTCCCGCCCTCCGCCGGCCGCGTCGCCCTCGGCGTGCTGTGCGGGTACTTCGGGCTCGTGCTGCTGGTGGCCGCGTGGTGGTGGCTCGGCGGCGCACTGCGCGGGCCGCGTCCGCCCGCGCCGCGCGAGCTGGTGCTCACCCTGTTCGTGTGGGCCGCTCCGCTGCTGTGCGGCCCGCCGCTGTTCAGCAGGGACGTCTACAGCTACCTCGCGCAGGGCGCCATGGTCGACGGCGGGATCGACGTGTACCACCACGGCCCCGCCGACCTTGGCGGCCCGCTCGCCGCCGAGGTCGCGCCGGTGTGGGCGCACACCCCTGCCCCCTACGGTCCGGTCTTCCTCGCCGTCGCGGGCCGGGCCGCCCGGCTCACCGGGTCCGATGTGGGCGCGGGCGTCCTCGGCATGCGCGGTGTGGCGCTGCTCGGCGTGGGTCTGCTCGTCGCGCTGTTGCCGGTCCTCGCCCGCCGTTGCGGTGTCGACCCGGCGGCGGCCCTGTGGCTGGGCGCGCTCAACCCGCTGGTGGTGCTGCACCTCGTCTCCGGTGCCCACAACGACGCCCTGATGCTCGGGCTGCTCGTCGCGGGACTCGCGGTGGCGGCCGGCGGCCGGCCGCTCGTCGCCACCGTGCTCGTCACACTCGCCGGCCTCGTCAAGGCGCCCGCCGCGCTGGGCCTGCCCGCCGTCGCGGCACTGTGGGCGCCCGCCCTCACGGGCAGGGCACGTACCGTCAGGGCCCTCGCCATGACGGCGGTGCTCGCCCTCGCGACCACGGTTTTGGTGACCGCTCTCGTCGGTACCGGATACGGCTGGATCGGCACCCTCGGCACGCCCGTCTCGTCCGGGAACTGGTCACTGACCAGCGGTCTCGGCCGGATCACCGCCGCTGTCCTGGGCGCCGTGCCCGGCGACGACGCACTGGCGCGGTTGGCCGTGCCGCTGTGGCGCAGGCTCGGGCTCGCGGGCACCGCCGCGCTGGTGGTGGCGGCCTGGCTGCGCCGGGCCCGGCTCGGGGCCGTCCACGCCCTCGGCTTGAGTCTCCTGGCCGTCTTCCTGCTGGGCCCGGCGCTGCGGCCCTGGTACGCGCTGTGGGGTCTCGTCCTGGTGGGCGCGTCGGCGCCGGCCGGCCGGCTGCGCACCGGCGCCGCGGCGGTGGGCGGAGCCCTCGCGTTCGTCCTCATGCCGGACGGATTCCCGCCCGGTGGGCTCCAGTTGACCCTGGCCGTGTGCGGTGGTGTGCTCGCTGTCCTGGCGTTGTGGTGGATGCTCCTGCTCGCCCCTGCCGCGTCGCCGGTGGCGCCCTCGCTCCCGAGGACCGCGCTGTGA
- a CDS encoding class I SAM-dependent methyltransferase, protein MFFDRGPSLTELAVQALSSVEHGYDLLAPKFDATPFRTPGPFLDAVVSAVRPLGPFRTGLDVCCGTGAGVRALRRVCEERVTGLDFSPGMLAQARRAFAGVPSDSGGAPDVEWVRADARALPFDEVFDLATSFGAFGHFLPTERPAVFAGVHAALRPGGLFVFPLPAPARVGSLPYWAMWGFDAAMRVRNAVWRPPFVMYYRTFGLPDALRELADAGFSVRLRAAESFGRRADGAPRCLTVLARKA, encoded by the coding sequence ATGTTCTTCGACCGTGGGCCCTCCCTCACCGAACTGGCCGTTCAGGCACTGTCGTCCGTGGAACACGGATACGACCTGCTGGCGCCGAAGTTCGACGCGACTCCCTTCCGCACGCCGGGGCCGTTCCTCGACGCGGTGGTCTCCGCGGTGCGCCCGCTCGGCCCGTTCCGCACCGGGCTCGACGTGTGCTGCGGTACCGGAGCGGGGGTACGGGCACTGCGCCGCGTGTGCGAGGAGCGGGTGACCGGCCTCGACTTCAGTCCTGGCATGCTCGCGCAGGCCCGGAGAGCGTTCGCGGGGGTCCCGTCGGATTCCGGCGGGGCGCCGGATGTGGAGTGGGTACGGGCGGACGCACGGGCACTTCCGTTCGACGAAGTGTTCGATCTCGCCACCAGTTTCGGCGCTTTCGGGCACTTCCTGCCCACCGAGCGGCCCGCGGTGTTCGCGGGTGTGCACGCGGCGCTGAGGCCGGGCGGCCTCTTCGTTTTCCCGCTCCCCGCGCCGGCGCGGGTGGGGTCACTGCCCTACTGGGCGATGTGGGGGTTCGACGCCGCGATGCGGGTGCGCAACGCGGTGTGGAGGCCGCCGTTCGTCATGTACTACCGGACCTTCGGGCTGCCCGACGCGCTGCGCGAGTTGGCGGACGCGGGCTTCTCCGTGCGGTTGCGGGCCGCCGAGAGCTTCGGCAGGAGGGCCGACGGCGCCCCCCGGTGTCTGACGGTCCTCGCACGCAAGGCGTGA
- a CDS encoding aminoglycoside phosphotransferase family protein: protein MDHVSGTGFPVPPFRGTTGPPGVSAAALPAWLTDGYVPLGRGAKPVRGWRLRAWGLSEVWRLELTGGKGPKTVIVKRATGGMAAEAARYRSLVVPLGLPAPRLLASVGGEGDGAVVLVLTDAGTHTLEQRPSAEGYGEAVRALARMRAAASRRLTRQDRAPAPVRDAARFAESARVAAAGVARLRPRLAGALDGPARWLAAHLDDTAPPTVVHSDFHPKNLVLGPDGAVTVVDWPLAYVGGHLGDLYCLLRDARKAGLAEQVGVAALPGVFARAAGLPPGGVLSDLAVGGLCWTVQALRWVVEEGVGVVADWPQWLDELVADARGLTGGAYAGG, encoded by the coding sequence GTGGATCACGTATCGGGTACCGGTTTTCCCGTCCCTCCCTTCCGCGGCACCACCGGGCCTCCCGGCGTGTCGGCCGCCGCACTGCCCGCCTGGCTGACGGACGGGTACGTACCGCTAGGACGCGGTGCGAAGCCGGTACGGGGCTGGCGGCTGCGCGCGTGGGGCCTCTCCGAGGTGTGGCGGCTCGAACTCACAGGCGGGAAAGGGCCGAAGACCGTGATCGTGAAGCGCGCGACGGGCGGGATGGCGGCCGAGGCCGCCCGCTACCGGAGCCTGGTGGTGCCGCTCGGGCTGCCGGCGCCGCGCCTGCTGGCGTCGGTGGGCGGCGAAGGCGACGGCGCGGTGGTGCTGGTCCTGACCGACGCGGGAACGCACACGCTGGAGCAGCGGCCGAGCGCCGAGGGGTACGGCGAGGCCGTACGGGCACTGGCGCGGATGCGCGCGGCGGCATCGCGGCGGCTCACCCGGCAGGACAGAGCGCCGGCGCCGGTGCGTGACGCGGCACGCTTCGCCGAGTCCGCGCGGGTCGCGGCGGCGGGCGTGGCCCGGTTGCGGCCACGGCTCGCCGGAGCGCTGGACGGGCCCGCCCGGTGGCTCGCCGCGCACCTGGACGACACCGCGCCGCCCACGGTGGTGCACAGCGACTTCCACCCGAAGAACCTGGTGCTCGGTCCGGACGGCGCCGTCACGGTCGTCGACTGGCCACTCGCGTATGTGGGCGGGCATCTCGGCGATCTGTACTGCCTGCTGCGGGACGCGCGAAAGGCAGGACTGGCCGAGCAGGTCGGCGTGGCGGCACTGCCCGGGGTCTTCGCGCGGGCGGCGGGCCTGCCTCCCGGTGGGGTCCTGTCGGATCTGGCGGTCGGCGGGCTGTGCTGGACGGTGCAGGCGCTGCGGTGGGTCGTCGAGGAGGGTGTCGGTGTGGTGGCGGACTGGCCGCAGTGGCTGGACGAGTTGGTGGCGGACGCCAGGGGGCTCACGGGCGGCGCCTACGCTGGGGGGTGA
- the hemC gene encoding hydroxymethylbilane synthase: MSVPEIVRIVSRDSPMALAQVERVRAELSAAHPGITTEVVPVKTTGDKWLGDLSKVEGKGAFTKEVDAALLAGEADLAVHCVKDIPADRPLPAGTTFAAFLKRDDVRDALIHPGGLTLDELPDGTRIGTSSVRRVAQLAASHPHLECVPLRGNANRRLDKLAAGDVDALLLAAAGLARIGREDVITEILSTDTMCPPIGAGVLALQCREGDTAVIDTVSDLGDPDTYRETTAERMFLHVLQGHCNSPIAGFAKAERGGDLSLRACVFSPDGKTVLNAHEWAGPLDPATLGTSVAVSLLRQGARDLIDGIAH; encoded by the coding sequence ATGTCCGTCCCTGAGATCGTCCGTATCGTCTCCCGCGACTCGCCGATGGCCCTGGCCCAGGTGGAGCGCGTCCGCGCCGAGCTGAGCGCGGCCCACCCCGGCATCACCACCGAGGTCGTCCCGGTGAAGACCACGGGCGACAAGTGGCTCGGGGACCTGTCCAAGGTCGAGGGCAAGGGCGCGTTCACCAAGGAGGTCGACGCGGCCCTCCTCGCGGGCGAGGCCGACCTCGCGGTGCACTGCGTGAAGGACATCCCCGCGGACCGGCCGCTGCCCGCGGGCACCACCTTCGCGGCGTTCCTCAAGCGGGACGACGTGCGGGACGCGCTGATCCACCCCGGCGGACTCACCCTCGACGAACTGCCGGACGGCACCAGGATCGGCACGTCGTCCGTGCGCCGCGTCGCCCAGCTCGCCGCGTCGCACCCGCACCTGGAGTGCGTTCCGCTGCGGGGCAACGCCAACCGCCGGCTCGACAAGCTCGCAGCGGGCGATGTCGACGCGCTGCTGCTCGCCGCCGCCGGGCTCGCCCGGATCGGCCGCGAGGACGTGATCACGGAGATCCTGTCCACGGACACGATGTGCCCGCCGATCGGCGCCGGAGTGCTGGCCCTGCAGTGCCGCGAGGGCGACACCGCCGTCATCGACACGGTGAGCGACCTCGGCGACCCGGACACCTACCGCGAGACCACCGCCGAGCGGATGTTCCTGCACGTCCTTCAGGGCCACTGCAACTCGCCCATCGCGGGCTTCGCGAAGGCCGAGCGGGGCGGCGACCTGTCGCTGCGCGCGTGCGTGTTCTCCCCGGACGGCAAGACCGTCCTCAACGCGCACGAGTGGGCGGGCCCGCTCGACCCGGCGACGCTCGGCACCTCGGTCGCGGTCAGCCTGCTCCGCCAGGGCGCGCGCGACCTGATCGACGGCATCGCGCACTGA